A single genomic interval of Camelina sativa cultivar DH55 chromosome 11, Cs, whole genome shotgun sequence harbors:
- the LOC104721411 gene encoding uncharacterized protein LOC104721411: MSKRFAQPPKPLVKQHSWSPDADREEAWLKKKGKRPSGRLGRSKSVSDEDLEELKGCIELGFGFEPDSPDLDPRLSETLPALGLYCAVNKQYSNRLSRTSSLSSIASEGGVSNNSSTTIVDQGDDPETMKLRLKQWAQVVACSVRQFSGEPN; encoded by the exons ATGTCGAAACGATTTGCACAACCGCCTAAACCGTTAGTAAAGCAGCATTCATGGTCGCCAGACGCGGATAGAGAAGAAGCTTGGCTGAAGAAAAAGGGAAAGCGGCCATCGGGCCGACTTGGTCGGAGTAAAAGCGTGTCGGACGAAGATCTTGAAGAGCTCAAGGGATGCATCGAGCTTGGATTCGGGTTCGAGCCGGATTCGCCTGATTTAGATCCGAGATTATCTGAAACTCTACCAGCTCTTGGTTTATATTGCGCCGTTAATAAACAGTATAGTAACAGATTGTCACGGACTTCGTCTCTTTCGTCGATCGCATCGGAAGGTGGAGTCAGCAATAATTCTAGCACGACGATCGTTGATCAAG GTGATGATCCGGAGACGATGAAGCTGAGGTTGAAGCAATGGGCTCAGGTGGTTGCTTGTTCGGTGCGACAGTTCTCCGGCGAACCAAATTGA
- the LOC104721414 gene encoding pollen-specific leucine-rich repeat extensin-like protein 4 — protein MPFYKQPWAFSKVFVLAMAKPPSFGCCFFLLFFSFLSSSFVSFALTDTEAAFIVQRQLLTLPENGELPDDIEYEVDLKATFANTRLKKAYIALQAWKKAIYSDPFNTTGNWHGPHVCSYTGVVCAPALDDSEVTVVAGVDLNGADIAGHLPAELGLMTDVAMFHLNSNRFCGIIPKSFEKLKLMHEFDVSNNRFVGTFPDVVLSWPEVKYFDLRFNDFEGQVPPELFKKQLDAIFLNNNRFTSVIPESLGESPASVVTFANNKFTGCIPKSIGNMKNLNEIVFMDNGLGGCFPSEIGNLSNVTVFDASKNSFIGRLPTSFVGLTGVEEFDISGNKLTGLVPDNICKLPNLVNFTYSYNYFNGQGGSCVPGDARKEIALDDIRNCLPARPYQRSSQECAVVINRPVDCSKDKCAGGGGDGSSTPSEPSPVPTTPVHKPSPVYKPAPVPTTPVHKPSPVYKPAPVPTTPVHKPSPVPTTPVHKPSPVYKPAPVPTTPVHKPSPVPTTPVHKPSPVPTPAVPSRPVQKPQPPKESPQPDDPYDQSPVTKRRSPPPPPSHPPVVHFPPPAPVNSPPPPVYSPPPPAPVHSPPPPVHSPPPPVHSPPPPVHSPPPPVHSPPPPVYSPPPPPVYSPPPPPVYSPPPPPVYSPPPPVFSPPPPIYSPPPPPVHSPPPPPPPVNSPPPPVHSPPPPAPVNSPPPPVLSPPANPPKASPPQQTPVKPSPSPVQPSPTPTVFSPPPSQSPPKINSPAAQAPAPSDDEFTIPTFIGHQYASPPPPMFPGY, from the coding sequence ATGCCCTTCTATAAGCAGCCTTGGGCCTTTTCCAAGGTTTTTGTTTTAGCCATGGCTAAACCTCCGTCCTTTGGCTGCTGCTTCTTCCTCttattcttctccttcttatcttcttcctttgtctCATTTGCCTTAACCGATACAGAAGCTGCCTTCATTGTGCAGCGACAGCTCTTAACGTTACCAGAGAATGGCGAACTTCCTGATGACATTGAATACGAGGTTGATCTCAAGGCTACATTTGCCAACACAAGGCTCAAGAAAGCTTATATAGCTCTTCAGGCTTGGAAAAAGGCAATATATTCAGACCCGTTTAACACCACGGGAAACTGGCATGGCCCGCACGTGTGTAGCTACACCGGTGTGGTTTGTGCGCCAGCTCTTGATGATTCTGAGGTCACGGTTGTAGCTGGTGTTGACCTCAACGGTGCTGATATCGCAGGGCATTTGCCTGCTGAGCTTGGTTTGATGACGGATGTTGCTATGTTCCATTTGAATTCAAACCGGTTTTGCGGGATTATACCTAAAAGCTTTGAGAAGTTGAAGCTAATGCACGAATTCGATGTCAGTAACAACCGTTTCGTTGGAACTTTCCCTGACGTTGTCCTCTCTTGGCCTGAAGTCAAATACTTCGACCTTAGGTTCAACGATTTCGAAGGTCAAGTCCCTCCTGAGCTTTTCAAGAAGCAACTTGACGCCATTTTCTTGAACAACAATAGATTCACCTCGGTGATTCCTGAATCTCTAGGGGAATCTCCGGCCTCGGTTGTGACTTTTGCTAACAACAAATTCACTGGTTGTATCCCTAAGAGTATCGGAAATATGAAGAATCTCAACGAGATTGTCTTTATGGACAATGGTTTGGGAGGTTGTTTCCCGTCCGAAATCGGCAACTTATCGAATGTGACAGTTTTCGATGCAAGCAAGAACTCGTTCATAGGTCGTCTCCCGACTAGCTTTGTCGGGTTGACCGGTGTGGAGGAATTTGATATCTCCGGGAACAAACTCACAGGACTTGTACCGGATAACATTTGCAAGTTGCCTAATTTGGTGAACTTCACTTACTCGTACAATTACTTCAATGGACAAGGAGGTTCGTGTGTTCCAGGTGATGCTCGCAAGGAAATTGCATTGGACGACATACGTAATTGCTTGCCTGCTCGACCTTACCAACGATCTTCCCAGGAATGTGCGGTCGTGATCAACCGCCCAGTTGATTGTAGCAAGGACAAGTGCGCTGGTGGCGGAGGTGATGGCTCTTCAACTCCATCGGAACCATCGCCGGTTCCAACTACGCCGGTTCACAAACCATCACCGGTTTACAAACCAGCGCCAGTTCCAACTACGCCGGTTCACAAACCATCACCGGTTTACAAACCAGCGCCAGTTCCAACTACGCCGGTTCATAAACCATCCCCGGTTCCAACTACGCCGGTTCACAAACCATCACCGGTTTACAAACCAGCGCCAGTTCCAACTACGCCGGTTCACAAACCATCGCCAGTTCCAACTACGCCGGTTCACAAACCATCGCCAGTTCCAACTCCGGCAGTTCCATCTCGGCCGGTTCAAAAACCACAACCGCCAAAAGAGTCACCGCAACCGGATGATCCTTATGATCAATCTCCAGTGACGAAAAGGCGCAGCCCTCCTCCACCTCCATCACACCCTCCGGTGGTTCATTTTCCGCCTCCGGCTCCGGTCaactctccaccaccaccagtgTACTCACCTCCGCCTCCGGCTCCTGTACATTCTCCGCCACCACCGGTACACTCGCCACCACCGCCGGTGCACTCTCCGCCACCACCGGTTCACTCTCCGCCACCGCCTGTTCACTCTCCACCACCGCCGGTGTACTCGCCACCTCCGCCGCCTGTCTACTCTCCCCCACCTCCACCGGTGTATTCGCCACCGCCGCCACCTGTCTACTCTCCCCCACCTCCCGTCTTTTCTCCACCGCCGCCAATCTACTCCCCGCCGCCACCACCGGTACATTCGCCACCGCCACCACCCCCTCCGGTTAACTCGCCACCGCCACCGGTTCACTCCCCGCCGCCACCAGCACCTGTTAACTCACCGCCGCCACCGGTCTTGTCTCCTCCAGCTAACCCGCCAAAGGCCAGTCCACCACAACAGACACCAGTCAAACCGTCGCCATCGCCAGTCCAACCTTCACCAACACCAACGGTCTTTTCTCCACCGCCGTCACAATCTCCGCCGAAGATCAACTCCCCAGCGGCTCAAGCACCAGCTCCAAGTGATGATGAATTCACCATACCAACGTTCATCGGCCACCAATACGCATCCCCACCGCCGCCAATGTTCCCAGGCTACTAA
- the LOC104721413 gene encoding uncharacterized protein LOC104721413 — protein sequence MNLRGTMDNDFRVNIVSLEMDRGAAEEEASSESHQSESTLSNSLESGVTADTSRCDADSKLDECVEWTNEKHNSYLDYLENSFVRQLYSFLGGETQKRLSRTRDVQSNSRKSTDQFTVLQNGCWQKVNFGKKLAHLEASSEFRSQKNTLRSKPQNSNGNRTMGTAVQCPRTCHEETKHSEASGQNFREEEDEEEEKGEVSRKREREANNDDSSLKEDQVVPVRMVKPRM from the exons ATGAATCTGAGAGGAACGATGGATAATGATTTCAGGGTGAATATTGTTTCTTTGGAGATGGATCGAGGCGCTGCCGAGGAGGAGGCGTCTTCTGAATCTCATCAGAGCGAGTCGACTCTATCCAACTCGCTCGAGTCCGGTGTTACCGCTGATACCTCTCGTTGCGATGCTGATTCGAaactg gatGAATGTGTTGAGTGGACGAATGAGAAACACAACTCATATCTCGATTATTTGGAGAACTCTTTTGTTAGGCAGTTGTATTCCTTCCTTGGAGGAGAGACTCAGAAGAGACTTTCTAGAACTCGTGATGTGCAGTCTAACTCTCGCAAATCTACTGATCAG TTTACTGTCTTACAAAATGGCTGCTGGCAAAAGGTTAACTTTGGAAAGAAACTAGCTCATTTGGAGGCGTCATCTGAGTTTCGTTCTCAGAAAAATACATTAAGAAGCAAGCCTCAAAATTCCAACGGAAACCGCACCATGGGAACTGCTGTCCAATGTCCAAGGACATGTCATGAAGAAACCAAACACTCAG AGGCGTCAGGTCAAAatttcagagaagaagaagatgaagaagaggagaagggaGAGGTGAGCAGAAAACGCGAAAGAGAAGCAAACAACGATGATAGTTCATTGAAGGAGGATCAG GTTGTGCCGGTAAGGATGGTGAAGCCCAGAATGTGA